The Triticum aestivum cultivar Chinese Spring chromosome 7B, IWGSC CS RefSeq v2.1, whole genome shotgun sequence genome window below encodes:
- the LOC123162082 gene encoding F-box protein At5g07610-like, translating to MSIVADLPRPREEGRASTRARSCSDFPSRTPAERLTDDLLVGILSRVPAKELCRCKCVSKHWLGLIHHPDHRKRLPQTLAGFFYGSITNITGQRVVELPVQFSSLSTDVRSPVGTSFTFLPNHHLPVDLLDSCNGLLLCRCYHVADGVGTFHYLVCNPATEKWVVLPNSGNDSSQVATTFLGFDPALSPHFHVFELVQQHKYGENSDISGVTVYSSETGEWVSKEKRWSRATWFASRHSSATVFLSGLLFFRALDLELHDCVAAVDAKGEIWMKLRVPGGQLDGFVQRSILGAPGDPFDDFDLAYGFIQRSQGRLHYANFQRDKDGVAVRLLVYVLENYQDKQWILKHSIET from the exons ATGTCCATCGTGGCGGACCTCCCTCGCCCGCGTGAGGAAGGCCGCGCGTCGACTCGCGCCCG ATCTTGCTCCGATTTCCCCAGCCGGACGCCGGCCGAGAGGCTCACCGACGACCTCCTCGTGGGGATCCTCTCGCGCGTCCCCGCCAAGGAGCTGTGCCGCTGCAAGTGCGTCTCCAAGCACTGGCTCGGCCTCATCCACCACCCCGACCACCGCAAACGGCTCCCCCAAACCCTGGCCGGCTTCTTCTACGGCAGCATTACCAATATCACCGGGCAGCGGGTTGTGGAGCTGCCCGTCCAGTTCAGCAGCCTCTCGACGGACGTCCGCTCTCCGGTTGGTACCTCCTTCACCTTCCTGCCCAACCACCACCTGCCCGTCGATCTGCTCGACTCCTGCAATGGCCTCCTCCTCTGCCGATGTTACCACGTTGCCGATGGAGTCGGCACATTCCATTATCTTGTGTGCAATCCCGCGACCGAGAAGTGGGTCGTGTTGCCCAACTCCGGCAACGACAGCAGCCAGGTGGCCACCACATTCTTGGGCTTCGACCCGGCCCTATCGCCGCATTTCCATGTGTTTGAGTTGGTGCAGCAGCACAAGTACGGCGAGAATTCCGACATTTCCGGAGTGACAGTGTATTCGTCTGAAACCGGAGAATGGGTTTCTAAGGAGAAGAGATGGAGCAGAGCTACTTGGTTTGCTAGTCGGCACTCCTCCGCGACAGTTTTTCTCAGTGGCCTTCTGTTTTTTCGTGCCCTTGACCTTGAATTGCATGACTGTGTAGCCGCGGTTGACGCAAAGGGGGAAATATGGATGAAACTCAGGGTCCCTGGTGGTCAGCTTGATGGTTTTGTTCAGCGGTCGATACTCGGGGCCCCTGGTGATCCTTTTGATGATTTTGATCTGGCTTACGGTTTTATTCAGCGGTCGCAGGGCCGCTTGCATTATGCCAATTTTCAGAGGGATAAAGATGGTGTTGCCGTTCGATTACTAGTTTATGTTCTGGAGAACTATCAAGACAAACAGTGGATATTAAAGCATAGCATTGAAACTTGA